The following are encoded together in the Acidovorax sp. KKS102 genome:
- a CDS encoding enoyl-CoA hydratase/isomerase family protein, whose amino-acid sequence MQLNDLNHPALTLSSTLDGYRVEIDPSRERADIVLCRPPFNVISMTQREQLRITFEALDANDSVRVIVLRSEGEHFSSGGNIKGFLEASPEHVSKLAWNVAAPARCSKPVVTAARGYCFGVGFELSLACDFRLVTPTTLYALPEQKLGQIPGSGGSARLQKMVGITRTKDIVMRSRRITGPQAYDWGVATECVPDAELEAATDALVDELRGFSPLAQRTAKKLLNDTEDSPLSIAIELEGHCYSRLRSSDDFREGVEAFHDKRRARFTGT is encoded by the coding sequence ATGCAACTCAATGACCTCAACCATCCTGCGCTCACGCTGAGCTCCACCCTGGACGGCTACCGCGTGGAGATAGACCCATCGCGTGAACGCGCTGACATCGTCCTGTGCCGTCCCCCGTTCAACGTGATCTCCATGACCCAGCGAGAGCAGCTGCGCATCACATTTGAAGCGCTGGATGCCAACGACAGCGTGCGCGTCATCGTCCTTCGCTCGGAAGGAGAGCACTTCTCCAGCGGCGGCAACATCAAGGGCTTCCTTGAGGCCTCTCCCGAGCACGTGAGCAAGCTCGCATGGAACGTTGCAGCACCCGCCCGCTGCAGCAAGCCTGTCGTGACCGCTGCCCGTGGCTACTGCTTTGGTGTGGGCTTTGAACTCTCCCTGGCGTGCGACTTCCGTCTCGTAACACCCACCACGCTGTATGCGCTACCCGAGCAAAAGTTGGGCCAGATTCCTGGCTCCGGCGGCTCTGCACGTTTGCAGAAGATGGTTGGTATCACGCGCACGAAGGACATCGTGATGCGCAGTCGTCGCATCACGGGCCCGCAGGCCTACGACTGGGGTGTAGCGACCGAGTGTGTGCCCGATGCGGAGCTGGAAGCAGCAACCGACGCACTGGTCGACGAGCTGCGTGGTTTCTCCCCACTTGCCCAACGTACTGCAAAGAAGCTGCTCAACGACACCGAGGACTCGCCCCTGTCGATTGCCATCGAACTTGAAGGCCACTGCTATTCGCGCCTGCGTAGCTCTGACGACTTCAGAGAAGGTGTCGAAGCATTCCATGACAAGCGTCGTGCCCGCTTCACGGGCACCTGA
- a CDS encoding AMP-binding protein — translation MLDLGRTFLQSVDRSANTTALVDGSVRLTWGEWARAIGGVQRGLAALGLRHGDHVLSVLQNRYEAATLHWACQFSGLVMTPLNWRAKPEEVDYVLRDSEARLLVFEAASEESLESSVLGKTVTRMAVGTVHSEAPRFDDLLKERRDPTPLARAEDLSLMLYTSGTTGAPKGVPRRQRTERVAALAHVAQNRYAYGERTLGVMPLYHTMGVRSLLTMALVDGRFVCMPRFDAATALRAIESERVSHLYLVPTLYHDLLAHPEFKRTDTHSVRKLGFAGAPMHDALLLRLQQAFQPELFVNHYGSSEIYTFSINQDAVGKPGSAGRAGINTRLRVIKLDAKSPEDVAAPLEEGQIVAELLSDEAFEGYHNRPEANARSLRDGWYFTGDTGYLDAEGDLFVTGRVDDMIISGGENISPVDIESVLSLHPSVDEVAVAGLKDERWGQRVVAFVKAHDAVGADALDAHCRASDLVNFKRPREYVFVREIPKSPVGKVLRRKLVAGEFEAARPPLPQVPPA, via the coding sequence GTGCTTGACCTTGGAAGAACCTTTTTGCAGAGCGTTGACCGCTCTGCCAACACGACAGCACTTGTCGACGGCTCAGTTCGGCTCACCTGGGGTGAGTGGGCCCGCGCCATCGGCGGCGTCCAGCGTGGCCTGGCAGCCCTGGGATTGCGTCATGGGGACCATGTCCTCAGTGTGCTGCAAAACCGGTACGAAGCGGCCACCCTGCACTGGGCCTGTCAGTTCTCTGGCCTCGTGATGACGCCACTGAACTGGCGCGCCAAGCCCGAGGAGGTTGACTACGTGCTGCGTGACTCCGAGGCACGTCTTCTGGTGTTCGAGGCTGCGTCGGAAGAGTCGCTGGAGAGCTCCGTTCTCGGCAAGACCGTTACGCGCATGGCCGTGGGCACGGTGCATAGTGAGGCGCCCCGCTTTGATGACTTGCTCAAAGAACGCCGAGACCCCACACCTTTGGCCCGCGCCGAAGACCTGTCCTTGATGCTCTACACGTCGGGCACAACGGGCGCGCCCAAAGGCGTCCCACGGCGCCAGCGTACGGAGAGGGTGGCGGCACTCGCCCACGTGGCTCAAAACCGCTATGCGTACGGGGAACGCACCCTTGGCGTGATGCCGCTGTACCACACCATGGGTGTGCGTTCTCTGCTGACAATGGCCCTTGTCGATGGGCGCTTTGTCTGCATGCCCCGATTTGATGCCGCCACGGCGTTGAGAGCCATCGAATCGGAGCGGGTGAGTCATCTGTACCTCGTGCCCACGCTGTACCACGACCTCCTTGCGCACCCAGAGTTCAAGCGAACTGACACCCACTCGGTGCGCAAGCTCGGCTTTGCCGGTGCTCCCATGCACGATGCGCTGCTGCTGCGGCTTCAGCAGGCGTTCCAGCCCGAACTCTTCGTCAACCACTACGGCAGCAGCGAGATTTACACGTTCTCAATCAATCAGGACGCCGTGGGTAAGCCCGGCTCTGCCGGACGTGCAGGCATCAACACACGACTGCGTGTCATCAAGCTCGATGCCAAGAGCCCGGAAGACGTGGCAGCGCCTCTCGAAGAAGGCCAGATTGTGGCCGAGCTCCTCAGCGACGAAGCGTTCGAGGGTTATCACAACCGCCCCGAAGCGAACGCGCGGAGCCTGCGTGACGGCTGGTACTTCACGGGCGACACGGGATACCTCGATGCAGAGGGTGACCTCTTCGTGACCGGTCGCGTCGACGACATGATTATCAGCGGCGGCGAAAACATCTCACCCGTGGACATCGAGTCGGTGCTCTCTTTGCACCCCAGTGTCGATGAGGTGGCTGTAGCTGGCCTGAAGGACGAGCGATGGGGGCAGCGGGTGGTGGCGTTCGTGAAGGCCCATGACGCCGTGGGGGCTGATGCCCTGGATGCCCACTGCCGCGCCTCTGACCTCGTGAACTTCAAGCGTCCTCGCGAGTACGTATTTGTTCGCGAAATCCCCAAATCCCCCGTCGGAAAGGTCCTGCGCCGCAAGTTGGTAGCAGGCGAATTTGAAGCAGCGCGACCTCCGCTGCCTCAGGTGCCACCCGCTTGA
- a CDS encoding (2Fe-2S)-binding protein: MNTPILDKGGLHLVQLTLNGRSRSGRAQPRTLLSDFLRHELGATGTHVGCEHGVCGACTVRIDGVASRSCLTLAVQVEGRRVDTVEDSENQDDYLVRLKAAFKRHHALQCGFCTAGILMSSADWLKRQHDAGHQPSEHEVRDMLSGHICRCTGYTPIVNAVLEVSRA; the protein is encoded by the coding sequence ATGAATACCCCAATTCTCGACAAGGGAGGTTTGCACCTGGTCCAGCTCACCCTGAATGGGCGGAGCCGCTCGGGCCGCGCACAACCTCGAACCCTGCTGAGTGATTTTCTACGCCACGAACTGGGCGCAACAGGCACGCACGTGGGATGCGAGCACGGGGTCTGTGGCGCCTGCACGGTCCGGATCGATGGCGTGGCAAGCCGCTCCTGCCTGACGCTTGCGGTGCAAGTCGAAGGTCGTCGTGTTGACACGGTCGAAGACTCGGAGAACCAAGATGATTACCTCGTTCGCCTCAAGGCTGCGTTCAAGCGACACCACGCGCTGCAGTGCGGCTTTTGCACCGCAGGAATTCTGATGTCCAGCGCAGATTGGTTGAAGCGTCAGCACGACGCTGGCCACCAACCCAGTGAGCATGAAGTACGCGACATGCTCAGCGGCCACATTTGCCGCTGCACGGGATACACCCCCATCGTAAACGCCGTCCTGGAGGTGTCCCGTGCTTGA
- a CDS encoding xanthine dehydrogenase family protein subunit M has translation MKPPLFDYVRADSAEAAAKLLERFGEGARILAGGQSLMAVLNMRLAQPSLLIDISRCESLSMIEVRSREVRVGAAVTQAQLQAHPDVPPLLKLAFPYISHFQIRNRGTVCGSIAHADPSAELPLCLLALKGVVHLLSSRGRRDVPASEFFTGLLSTARANNELIEAVSFPRPVGGQGFGFAEHSRRHGDFALCAVAVVSDAKELRVTVGGLGDRPHAEVIPQLEGDALDKALNELAWSLDVRDDPATPAATRRHLLRRLAVQAIQQARRQT, from the coding sequence ATGAAACCACCACTCTTCGACTATGTCCGTGCCGACAGCGCTGAAGCTGCAGCGAAACTTCTGGAACGTTTCGGCGAAGGTGCCCGGATTCTTGCTGGCGGACAGTCGCTGATGGCTGTGCTGAACATGCGGCTTGCGCAGCCCTCTTTGCTGATTGACATCTCGCGCTGCGAATCCCTCTCGATGATTGAGGTCCGCTCCAGGGAAGTGAGGGTCGGTGCGGCAGTGACCCAGGCGCAGCTTCAGGCCCACCCGGATGTCCCCCCGCTGTTGAAGCTGGCCTTTCCCTACATTTCCCACTTTCAGATTCGAAATCGGGGAACGGTCTGTGGCTCGATTGCTCACGCAGACCCATCGGCCGAGCTGCCACTGTGCCTGCTCGCACTCAAGGGGGTTGTCCATCTGCTCAGCTCTCGTGGACGTCGCGATGTGCCTGCCTCCGAGTTCTTCACCGGGCTACTGAGCACCGCCCGCGCCAACAATGAACTGATTGAAGCGGTGAGCTTTCCGCGTCCGGTGGGCGGGCAAGGGTTTGGCTTTGCCGAACACTCGCGCCGCCATGGTGACTTCGCCCTTTGCGCAGTGGCTGTGGTGTCAGATGCAAAAGAACTGCGAGTGACCGTGGGAGGGCTTGGTGACAGACCTCACGCCGAAGTCATTCCTCAACTTGAGGGCGATGCACTTGACAAGGCGTTGAACGAGCTCGCCTGGTCTCTTGATGTGCGCGACGACCCGGCCACCCCAGCAGCGACGCGACGCCATCTGTTACGTCGCCTGGCTGTCCAGGCCATCCAGCAAGCACGGAGACAAACATGA
- a CDS encoding molybdopterin cofactor-binding domain-containing protein — translation MHADPSLAEAARRAWVGQRIERLEDDALLNGRGAFADDIGVRPGTLEAAVLRSPHPHARLLRVDATKALALPGVRAVLTGEDVKAWAQPFVVGVKQPMQHWVLAVDRVRHVGEPVAVVVAEDRYIAEDALDLVQVEYEPLPVVLEIEQALSEASTVLHEAVGSNVVSDRAFRYGDPESAFNAPGVRTVGTTVHYPRNTCAPMECGVVIAEHLPGDEGYDVLSNFMGPFSLHAVMAMALKVAGNKLRHRVPRDSGGSFGVKQAVFPYVVMMCLASRKAGAPVKWVEDRLEHLSAATSATARLTHIEAAVTPEGRILALRYDQADEVGAYLRAPEPATFYRMHGALTGPYAIDNLSVRNRVVVTNKTPTGLVRGFGGPQVYYALERLMDRVAVALAIDPVELRLRNFVPSDAFPYTAAAGAVLDSGDYTRLAMMAIAEADVHQLRERQAAARAAGKLYGIGVAAIVEPSVSNMGYISTVLTPEQRAKAGPKNGAIASATVAIDLLGGINVTIASAPAGQGHMTVCAQVVADVFGLEPSQVVVNVEFDTAKDAWSVAAGNYSSRFAGAVAGTVHLAAQRLRDKVSRIAAAGWGCPAEDVCFEGGQVFNREQPSQRQPFTRIAASPHWAPGLLPYGVEPGLRETAFWTPETLRAPDAQDRVNTSAAYGFVFDVCGLEIDPNTGAVVVDRYITAHDAGRLLNPALADGQIRGAFTQGLGAALLEEFRYGADGSFQSGTLADYLMPTACETPDPVIVHLETPSPFTPLGAKGLGEGNNMSTPVCIANAFSDALRPLGDVEDVRLPLTPARVLEHLQTPDPESTNPLARKAAPAPAAAGEGLSLSAQGTVEIAATPERVFAVLLDPVALAKVIPGCHELKTDGEGRYRADVTVGIGLIKARYEALIKLSDIQPPHSLRLAGSGSSSLGTGAGDGLVRLEATPTGTLLHYDYRAQVGGKVAMVGSRMIESAARVIVAQLFESLGRQASGAGDANVSWWRRLLIRLGVTK, via the coding sequence TTGCATGCAGACCCTTCACTCGCAGAGGCGGCCCGCCGGGCCTGGGTTGGTCAGCGTATCGAGCGCCTGGAAGATGACGCACTGTTGAACGGCAGAGGCGCTTTCGCAGATGACATCGGCGTTCGCCCCGGCACGCTCGAGGCTGCGGTTCTACGCTCTCCTCACCCCCATGCACGGCTGCTTAGGGTCGACGCAACCAAGGCTCTGGCACTTCCTGGCGTGCGCGCAGTTTTGACCGGAGAGGATGTCAAGGCGTGGGCACAGCCTTTCGTGGTGGGAGTGAAGCAACCCATGCAGCACTGGGTTCTCGCCGTGGACCGTGTGCGTCACGTCGGCGAGCCGGTCGCCGTGGTGGTGGCAGAAGACCGCTACATCGCTGAAGATGCTCTAGACCTCGTTCAAGTCGAGTATGAGCCACTGCCCGTGGTCTTGGAGATTGAACAAGCGCTCTCGGAGGCGTCTACGGTGCTGCATGAAGCCGTGGGCTCCAACGTCGTCTCGGACAGGGCGTTCCGATATGGCGACCCAGAGTCGGCGTTCAACGCGCCTGGTGTTCGCACCGTCGGCACCACGGTTCATTACCCTAGAAACACATGCGCTCCGATGGAGTGTGGTGTTGTCATCGCCGAGCACCTGCCGGGCGATGAGGGCTATGACGTCCTCTCCAATTTCATGGGACCGTTCTCCTTGCATGCGGTCATGGCGATGGCGTTGAAGGTGGCGGGCAACAAGCTGCGCCACCGCGTACCGCGCGACTCGGGCGGTAGCTTCGGCGTAAAGCAGGCTGTTTTCCCCTACGTCGTCATGATGTGCCTGGCATCCCGCAAGGCCGGCGCACCGGTGAAATGGGTGGAAGACCGGCTTGAACATTTGAGTGCGGCAACCTCCGCCACCGCACGGCTGACCCACATTGAAGCCGCGGTGACGCCAGAGGGGCGGATCCTGGCGCTCCGGTACGACCAGGCCGACGAGGTCGGGGCCTATCTGCGTGCGCCTGAGCCCGCCACGTTCTATCGTATGCACGGAGCGCTCACGGGTCCGTATGCCATCGACAACCTGTCCGTGCGAAACCGCGTTGTCGTCACAAACAAAACCCCCACTGGGCTCGTTCGCGGCTTTGGTGGGCCCCAGGTGTACTACGCCTTGGAGCGACTGATGGACCGCGTCGCGGTGGCGCTCGCCATCGACCCGGTCGAACTGCGCCTTCGCAACTTCGTGCCATCCGATGCCTTTCCCTACACCGCTGCTGCAGGCGCGGTGCTTGACTCGGGTGATTACACACGCCTTGCGATGATGGCCATTGCCGAAGCGGATGTTCATCAGCTGCGAGAGCGACAAGCAGCCGCCCGTGCGGCGGGAAAGCTGTACGGGATTGGAGTGGCGGCCATCGTCGAGCCATCGGTGTCCAACATGGGCTACATCAGCACTGTTCTCACGCCCGAGCAGCGGGCCAAGGCAGGCCCGAAGAACGGCGCGATTGCCAGTGCCACGGTCGCCATCGACCTGCTGGGCGGGATAAACGTTACCATCGCGTCCGCCCCTGCAGGCCAAGGCCACATGACGGTGTGCGCTCAGGTGGTGGCCGACGTGTTTGGTCTCGAGCCGTCACAGGTGGTGGTTAATGTCGAGTTTGACACCGCCAAGGATGCCTGGAGTGTGGCTGCAGGCAACTACAGCAGCCGCTTTGCAGGCGCCGTTGCCGGAACCGTGCATCTGGCAGCTCAACGCCTTCGCGACAAGGTCTCTCGCATTGCGGCGGCAGGCTGGGGATGTCCCGCTGAAGATGTGTGCTTCGAAGGCGGACAGGTCTTCAATCGTGAGCAGCCATCGCAGAGGCAGCCGTTCACCCGCATTGCCGCCAGCCCGCACTGGGCACCGGGGCTACTGCCTTATGGCGTGGAGCCTGGTCTGCGGGAGACCGCGTTCTGGACGCCGGAAACCCTGCGTGCTCCTGACGCGCAGGATCGTGTCAACACCTCTGCCGCCTATGGATTCGTCTTCGACGTCTGCGGACTCGAAATCGATCCCAATACGGGTGCTGTCGTGGTCGACCGCTACATCACTGCGCACGACGCCGGCCGACTTCTGAATCCGGCACTGGCCGACGGCCAGATCCGTGGTGCCTTCACGCAGGGGCTGGGTGCTGCGTTGCTCGAAGAGTTCCGCTACGGTGCAGACGGCAGTTTTCAGAGCGGGACGCTGGCCGACTACCTGATGCCAACGGCCTGCGAGACGCCTGACCCGGTCATCGTCCACCTGGAGACGCCAAGCCCTTTTACCCCATTAGGCGCCAAAGGTTTGGGCGAAGGCAACAACATGAGCACGCCCGTTTGCATTGCCAACGCATTCAGCGACGCGCTGCGGCCCTTGGGCGATGTGGAGGATGTGAGGCTTCCGCTGACACCTGCTCGTGTTCTTGAGCACCTTCAAACGCCTGACCCAGAGTCGACGAATCCGCTGGCTCGCAAAGCGGCGCCAGCACCCGCTGCAGCTGGCGAGGGGTTATCGCTGTCCGCTCAGGGCACAGTGGAAATTGCCGCCACGCCTGAGCGTGTGTTCGCGGTGCTGCTGGACCCGGTTGCACTTGCTAAGGTCATTCCTGGCTGCCACGAATTGAAGACCGACGGGGAGGGTCGATATCGCGCAGACGTGACCGTCGGCATTGGACTCATCAAAGCCAGGTACGAGGCCCTCATCAAGCTGTCGGACATCCAACCGCCGCACAGCCTGCGTTTGGCAGGCAGTGGCAGCTCAAGCCTTGGCACAGGTGCGGGGGATGGCCTGGTTCGACTGGAAGCAACACCCACAGGCACCCTTCTGCACTACGACTACAGAGCGCAAGTCGGTGGAAAGGTCGCCATGGTGGGAAGCCGGATGATTGAGAGCGCCGCCAGAGTCATCGTCGCTCAACTCTTCGAGTCGCTGGGTCGCCAGGCTTCGGGAGCGGGTGATGCAAACGTCTCATGGTGGCGTCGCCTGCTGATTCGCCTGGGAGTCACGAAATGA
- a CDS encoding AraC family transcriptional regulator — translation MSSAIKIFQGRFGRVALLDMDAPLVAHAHHHCHILIKAGGADSAFIVRGERAPITDELAVLVNAWEPHAYEHVAPTDAHTLILALYIEPGWLADLQRSLALSAHPRFFPQRCVRLSPATRKMVEEFVLELWWDDEVSPSRLEDLLFNLIIAVVESYTGWRDLSTLLKSRPPVAMDPRVRRAIAIMRQDVARELDVDMLATSTGLSRAHFFTLFQRDTQVTPLVYANVLRFEAAIQRLTKTQDAVGDVSHELGFSAPSHFSRFFRSHLGITPTDYRRKVNLFDPPSDRRVEEI, via the coding sequence TTGTCCTCTGCGATAAAGATTTTTCAAGGCCGCTTCGGACGGGTCGCCCTTCTTGACATGGACGCCCCGCTGGTCGCGCACGCCCATCATCATTGCCATATTCTCATCAAGGCAGGAGGGGCTGACAGCGCCTTTATTGTCCGGGGGGAACGTGCGCCTATCACGGACGAGTTGGCCGTTCTGGTCAACGCTTGGGAGCCACACGCTTACGAGCATGTCGCGCCGACCGATGCGCACACGCTGATACTGGCGCTCTACATCGAGCCAGGCTGGCTCGCAGATCTGCAGCGCTCACTTGCTCTTTCAGCCCATCCACGATTTTTTCCGCAGCGCTGCGTACGCTTAAGTCCCGCAACCCGCAAGATGGTGGAGGAGTTCGTCCTGGAGCTTTGGTGGGACGACGAGGTTTCGCCTTCTCGGCTCGAAGACCTTTTGTTCAACCTCATCATTGCCGTGGTGGAGAGCTATACCGGCTGGCGTGACCTCTCCACCTTGCTGAAGAGTCGGCCGCCCGTTGCCATGGATCCGCGCGTACGCCGGGCAATTGCAATCATGCGTCAGGACGTTGCGCGAGAGCTTGATGTGGACATGCTGGCGACTTCGACAGGTCTGTCGCGGGCACACTTTTTCACGCTCTTTCAGCGCGATACGCAAGTCACCCCTCTGGTCTACGCCAACGTCTTGCGCTTTGAAGCAGCAATTCAACGGCTGACGAAGACGCAGGATGCCGTTGGAGACGTGTCTCACGAGTTGGGCTTTTCTGCGCCCAGCCATTTTTCGCGCTTCTTCCGCTCCCACCTGGGCATCACACCCACCGACTACCGTCGCAAAGTGAATCTTTTCGATCCCCCCTCCGACCGGCGCGTGGAAGAAATTTAG
- a CDS encoding putative quinol monooxygenase, translating into MTKLALFVRLEAKPGQEAALADFLASALPLANAESGTTAWFALKFGPSTFGVFDAFADEAGRQAHLNGQIAAALMANAATLLSSPPNIEKVELLAAKLPA; encoded by the coding sequence ATGACCAAGCTCGCCTTGTTTGTTCGCCTCGAAGCCAAACCCGGCCAGGAGGCTGCGCTTGCCGACTTCCTGGCCAGCGCACTGCCGCTCGCCAACGCCGAGTCCGGCACCACTGCCTGGTTCGCATTGAAGTTTGGCCCTTCGACCTTCGGTGTGTTCGATGCCTTCGCCGATGAGGCAGGTCGCCAGGCACATCTGAACGGCCAGATCGCCGCGGCCTTGATGGCCAACGCCGCGACCTTGCTGAGTTCTCCGCCCAATATCGAGAAGGTCGAACTGCTTGCAGCCAAACTGCCTGCATGA
- a CDS encoding GlxA family transcriptional regulator has product MTNISIGNNDNIGIIVAMKLHLLICDGVFDLGLAALTDTIGLANAMAGSLPQAPGHIELTLVGVRRRIRTAQGLTVPVVTARGVPEPDVVLVPAFGDKMPDTLSARLTRPDVPDAVVALQQWSTAGAHLGAACSGSFLLAESGLLDGHRATTSWWLGPMFRQRYPNVTLDESRMIVNSTRFTTAGAALAHVDLALRIIRGRSPALAALVARYLLVETRSSQAEFVIPDHLAHADPMVERFECWARRRLAQGFSLAEAASAAGTSERTLARRLQSVLGKTPLSYFQDLRVEHAVHLLRTGNASVDQVAAQVGYSDGVTLRTLLRRKLGRGVRELRRGG; this is encoded by the coding sequence ATGACAAACATCTCCATTGGCAATAATGACAACATTGGTATCATTGTTGCCATGAAACTCCACCTCCTTATTTGTGATGGCGTGTTTGATCTGGGGCTTGCGGCGCTCACTGACACAATAGGCTTGGCCAATGCGATGGCGGGCTCGCTGCCACAGGCTCCCGGGCACATAGAGCTCACGCTGGTGGGTGTGCGGCGTCGCATCCGAACTGCGCAAGGCTTGACGGTGCCCGTGGTCACTGCGCGTGGTGTGCCCGAACCTGACGTCGTGCTCGTGCCCGCGTTTGGCGACAAGATGCCTGACACGCTCTCGGCTCGGCTCACACGCCCCGATGTGCCCGATGCGGTCGTGGCTCTACAGCAGTGGTCCACCGCTGGCGCGCACCTTGGTGCCGCATGCTCCGGTAGTTTCTTGCTTGCAGAGAGTGGCCTGCTTGATGGGCATCGTGCGACGACGTCATGGTGGCTGGGGCCGATGTTTCGGCAGCGCTATCCGAACGTCACGCTGGACGAGTCACGCATGATCGTGAACTCGACACGCTTCACCACCGCGGGTGCCGCTTTGGCCCACGTCGACTTGGCCTTGCGCATCATCCGCGGGCGCAGTCCGGCGCTGGCGGCCCTGGTGGCACGCTATCTGCTGGTCGAGACACGCAGTTCGCAAGCCGAGTTCGTGATTCCCGACCACCTTGCGCATGCCGACCCGATGGTAGAGCGCTTCGAGTGCTGGGCCAGACGTCGGCTCGCGCAAGGTTTCTCGCTGGCCGAGGCGGCCAGCGCCGCGGGCACAAGCGAGCGCACCTTGGCGCGGCGGCTGCAAAGCGTTTTGGGAAAGACACCGCTGTCGTATTTCCAGGACTTGCGCGTGGAGCATGCCGTCCATCTCTTGCGCACAGGCAACGCCAGCGTCGACCAGGTCGCCGCACAGGTCGGGTACTCGGATGGGGTGACGCTGCGGACCCTGTTGCGCCGCAAGCTGGGCCGGGGGGTCAGGGAGTTGCGACGCGGTGGGTGA
- a CDS encoding alkene reductase, which yields MLFNPLQVGSLTLPNRILLAPLTRTRADAGHMPNALMAEYYGQRATGGLLISECTMVAPGTSAFVNEPGIYNDAQIAAWRQVTDAVHAKGGRIFMQIWHAGRAAYPGAADGAPIVSSSATAIEGEIHTPQGKVPHAVPRPLTAEEIPGIVAAFAQGARNAIAAGFDGVEVHGANGYLIDQFLRDTPNQRTDAYGGSLENRARLLFEVLTAVTQAIGSERVGLRLSPLNSYNSMKDSDPLALIGFLADKLNAFKLAYLHVMRADFFGVQKADVMPVAREKFKGVLVGNMGYSADEAEAAIAEGKLDAVAFGTAFLANPDLPARIRAKAPLNAPDSNTFYTGGAKGYTDYPTLQVA from the coding sequence ATGCTATTCAATCCACTTCAAGTAGGTTCTCTCACCCTGCCCAACCGCATCCTTCTGGCACCGCTGACCCGCACCCGTGCCGACGCTGGCCACATGCCCAACGCGCTGATGGCCGAGTACTACGGCCAGCGTGCCACCGGCGGCCTGCTGATTTCCGAATGCACCATGGTGGCGCCCGGTACATCGGCCTTCGTCAATGAGCCTGGCATCTACAACGACGCGCAGATTGCAGCCTGGAGGCAGGTGACCGACGCGGTGCACGCCAAGGGTGGACGCATCTTCATGCAGATCTGGCACGCTGGCCGCGCAGCCTACCCTGGCGCTGCCGATGGCGCCCCCATTGTCTCCAGCAGCGCCACCGCTATTGAGGGTGAGATTCACACCCCCCAAGGCAAGGTGCCGCACGCGGTGCCCCGCCCCCTGACCGCCGAAGAGATTCCCGGCATCGTGGCTGCGTTTGCCCAAGGCGCACGCAACGCCATTGCCGCCGGCTTTGATGGTGTGGAAGTGCACGGCGCCAACGGCTACCTGATCGACCAGTTTCTTCGCGATACGCCCAACCAGCGTACCGATGCTTACGGCGGATCGCTGGAAAATCGTGCACGTTTGCTGTTCGAGGTACTCACCGCCGTGACCCAGGCCATCGGTTCCGAGCGTGTGGGTCTGCGCCTGTCGCCACTCAACAGCTACAACAGCATGAAGGACAGCGATCCGCTGGCCCTCATCGGTTTCTTGGCTGACAAGCTCAACGCCTTCAAGCTGGCTTACCTGCACGTGATGCGGGCCGACTTCTTCGGCGTGCAAAAGGCCGATGTCATGCCCGTAGCGCGTGAAAAGTTCAAGGGTGTGCTGGTGGGCAATATGGGTTACAGCGCTGATGAGGCAGAGGCAGCGATTGCCGAAGGTAAGCTTGACGCTGTGGCCTTTGGCACCGCCTTCCTGGCTAACCCGGACCTGCCCGCACGCATCAGGGCCAAGGCACCGCTGAACGCGCCTGACTCCAACACGTTCTACACAGGTGGCGCCAAGGGCTATACAGACTATCCGACACTGCAGGTCGCGTAA